From a single Apium graveolens cultivar Ventura chromosome 2, ASM990537v1, whole genome shotgun sequence genomic region:
- the LOC141707869 gene encoding membrin-11-like gives MGGGTTLSELYQSSKKLLLKSRDGLERLERLEYSSTSAGDSPELSYSVERDVSQIHSLCANMDLLWRSVANKPQRDLWKRKVEQVAEEADSLKDSLDKYFQRHQRRMQEAHDRAALLGRANGESSHVLRIFDEEAQAMQSARNSSRMLEEANATGVAILSKYAEQRDRLKKAQRKALDVLNTLGLSNSVLRLIERRNRVDQWIKYAGMALSIIILIAFWRWTR, from the exons ATGGGAGGAGGAACAACCCTGTCAGAGCTATATCAATCCTCTAAAAAGTTGTTATTGAAATCCAGAGATGGCCTGGAACGCCTCGAGCGTCTCGAATATTCCTCCACTTCCGCCGGCGACTCGCCGGAGCTTTCTTATTCCGTTGAGCGAGATGTCTCTCAGATTCACTCTCTTTGCGCCAATATGGATCTCCTTTGGCGCTCCGTTGCTAATAAGCCTCAGCGTGATCTCTGGAAAAG GAAAGTGGAACAAGTGGCCGAAGAGGCTGACTCCTTGAAAGACAGTCTGGACAAATACTTTCAACGCCATCAAAGACGGATGCAAGAAGCTCATGACAGGGCAGCATTGTTGGGAAGAGCT AATGGGGAATCATCACATGTTTTGAGAATTTTTGACGAGGAAGCACAAGCAATGCAGTCTGCTCGTAATTCTTCAAGGATGCTGGAAGAAGCTAATGCAACTGGAGTAGCTATTCTATCCAAGTATGCTGAACAAAGAGATCGTTTGAAG AAAGCTCAACGGAAAGCATTGGATGTTCTCAACACACTGGGGCTATCAAATTCTGTTTTAAGGCTTATAGAGAGGCGAAATCGTGTTGACCAGTGGATTAAATATGCAGGCATGGCCTTGTCAATTATCATACTAATTGCTTTCTGGAGGTGGACACGGTGA